The following coding sequences are from one Lysinibacillus sp. FSL W8-0992 window:
- a CDS encoding carbohydrate kinase — protein MNEREQAVLALIRKNPFMSQQEMADKMNLSRPVLANLVSSLTKQGKIVGRAYILPEENEIICIGGANLDRKFHVRGTVQLGTSNPASSSFSVGGVGRNIAENLGRLNHEVTLLTTAGKDADWQVIQEASESFMNLRYVEQLPDASTGSYTAIMDEQGELALAVANMEVYDLLLPSLLKKYEPMLMNAGCFIMDLNCPKETVAYIQQVAIARAIPFVIVPVSSPKMNRLPDTLQGVTWFICNTDEAETIVGHKIENDANYEKAIQKLLQLGAEHVIITAGSKGVYAASATSTPSHFAAKEITKIEDVTGAGDAFVSAVIHSWLRGQSFEVCIDAGLTNAKNTLASPYTVRPELSEELLKSEMEE, from the coding sequence ATGAATGAAAGAGAACAAGCGGTACTGGCTTTAATTCGTAAAAATCCGTTTATGTCTCAGCAAGAGATGGCAGATAAGATGAATCTGTCCCGTCCAGTACTTGCAAACCTAGTGTCGAGCTTAACGAAGCAAGGGAAAATTGTTGGCCGTGCTTATATTTTACCTGAGGAAAATGAAATTATTTGTATCGGTGGAGCTAATCTCGATCGAAAATTTCATGTAAGAGGGACCGTGCAATTAGGAACTTCTAATCCTGCTAGCTCCTCATTCAGTGTAGGTGGGGTTGGTCGAAATATTGCGGAAAATTTAGGTCGACTTAATCATGAGGTGACGTTGCTCACGACAGCTGGAAAGGATGCGGATTGGCAAGTAATCCAAGAAGCATCAGAATCATTTATGAATTTACGCTATGTCGAGCAGTTACCAGATGCTTCAACTGGTTCTTATACTGCGATTATGGACGAGCAAGGTGAACTTGCATTAGCTGTTGCAAACATGGAAGTTTATGATTTATTATTGCCAAGTTTATTGAAGAAATATGAGCCAATGCTAATGAATGCAGGCTGCTTTATTATGGATTTAAACTGCCCGAAAGAAACGGTAGCTTACATCCAACAAGTAGCGATTGCGCGAGCTATTCCGTTTGTCATTGTACCGGTATCTTCGCCAAAAATGAATCGATTACCAGATACATTGCAAGGGGTTACATGGTTTATTTGTAACACAGATGAAGCAGAAACAATCGTTGGTCATAAAATTGAAAACGATGCAAACTATGAAAAAGCTATTCAAAAGCTTCTTCAATTAGGTGCCGAGCATGTCATTATTACTGCAGGTAGCAAAGGTGTCTATGCTGCATCTGCAACTAGTACACCAAGTCATTTTGCTGCTAAGGAAATCACTAAAATTGAAGATGTAACTGGCGCGGGTGATGCTTTTGTAAGTGCTGTCATCCATAGTTGGTTAAGGGGACAATCCTTTGAGGTTTGCATTGATGCAGGCTTAACGAATGCTAAAAATACACTTGCATCCCCGTACACAGTAAGACCTGAATTATCAGAAGAATTGTTAAAAAGTGAAATGGAGGAATAA